The genomic interval acgcaaacacgtagccggtgtttcattgtttacattcccgaaatatgacagtcaagctttaccattggcctgtggagaactgggacaacagagactattaccaggaggactttgagttggatacgcgctaccgtgagtacgcagctgcggcttccaaacatttgatggcttgcctgtacgtgcgtgccgctatgtgcatgtcacgtacgtaactttggggaaatatatgtgctgtatgaactttgcggaggtgaacggtactttgggctgtgggattgagtgtgttgtgcgggtgtttgatttgtattggcgggttatatggacgggaggggggaggtgtttatgtgggattaatttgtggcatattaaatataagcctggttgtgttgtggctaatagagtatatatatgtgttgtgtttatttactgttgtagtcattcccagctgaatatcaggtcccacccgcctctcacagcatcttccctatctgaatcgcttccactgccctctaatccttcactctcactttcctcatccacgaatctttcatcctcgctcaaattaatggggaaatcgtcgctttctcggtccgaatcgctctcgctgcttgttgccatgattgtaaacaatgtgcagatgtgaggagctccacaacctgtgacgtcacgctacttccggtacaggcaaggcttttttgtcagcgaccaaaagttgcgaactttatcgtcgatgttctctactaaatcctttcagcaaaaatatggcaatatcgcgaaatgatcaagtatgacacatagaatggacctgctatccccgtttgaataagaaaatctcatttcagtaggcctttaaggaagccATAAGAGTATCAAAGTATTTACCCCGCTGTGTCCGAGCACGCTTGTTTACTCACATGTTCAAATGTCTCTTTTCAGCTGAGTCAAGAAGCCAGCCAGTGTTTACGTTGGTATGTAGAGCGGCCATCCCACAAGTTGAAGATTCAAGTCCGACAACAGGTGCCCTCTAAGTCCAGTTGAACTATACCCGGAGTAACACAAGGAACCTCTCCGGATCTTCCTGTTGCTGTGTCATTAGTCTACGCATGAGCATTTGTCTACACTCAGTGTAAATGTAAGTTAGTTTGGCAACAAAcatagaaacaaaaacacttcacACTATTGAGGATCGGCTACACGTTAAAGATTTCTTATTTTGACATTGACAAATGATCATCTGTCCCTGGAGCTGACTTAAGACCACCAATCTAGCAGGAATGTTTTCATGAAGTCCGATAAAGCTGgggttaaattattttatttagtacaGTGGTGCATGTGAGCAGCCCAACCAACACGCTTTTTAAAGTACGACTTGTGTGCCTGCTCATTTTTTTTTATCGTTGTCGCTAGCTGAAATTGGGTTGAAGTGACCTGTGGCAAAGTTTGTTAGTCCAGACCACAGAAGCCGTTAGTTTGCTGACCATGCGTCCGAAGAAAGTGAGCGCCAAGGAGAGCAGTGAGAGGAAAAAGCGAATGATGTGCCTCGAACTAAAGAAAGAAATAGTGGAAAAACACGACCAAGGTGTGCGTGTCGTCGACTTGGCGAGGGAGTACGAGCGCAGCAGTTCCACCATCTGCACGATACTCAAGCAGAAGGAGCTGATTAAGGCGATATCGCCGGCCAAGGGCATTAAAATCATTTCCAAGCAGAGGACGGCGATCCATGAAGACATGGAGAGGCTGCTGGTGGTGTGGTTGAAGGAGAAGCAGCTGGCAGGCGATACCGTGACCGAGGCTATAATCTGCGAGAAGGCGCGAGCTATCTACGCTAGTTTACTGCAGAAGACCCCGGGAACTTTGACGGACGAGGCGTTGGCCGAGCAGTTCAAAGCCAGCCGGGGCTGGTTGGATGGATTTAAAAAGAGGATCGGCATTCGCTTTGTCGTCAGGAACGGTGAGGTAGCGAGCTCCGATATGGAGGCGGCTGATGACTACCTGAAAACCTTTGCTGAAATCATCGCAGCCGAAGGATACGTCCCCCAGCAAGTCTTCAACTGCGACGAGACCAGACTCTTTTGGAAGAAGATGCCAAAGAAGTTTTGTGCAACGGCTGAGGAGCAGGCGATGCCGGGCAAAAAACCCTTGCAGGATAGACTCACCCTCGCTCTGTGCGCCAACGCCAGCGGAGACTGCAAGGTTAAGCCTCTGCTCGTTCACCTTTCTGAAAACCCCAGAGCCTTTAAGTCCAACAATATTGTGAAGGACAAGCTGCCCGTCATGTGGAGGGCCAACCAGAGGGCGTGGGTCACCAAGCAGTTCTTTGTGGAGTGGTTGAATTTGGTCTTTGGTCCTGACGTTAAGAAATATCTCCAGGAAAATAATCTAGCCCTGCAAGCCCTTCTGGTCCTGGACAATGCACCTGCTCACCTGCCCAACCTTGAAGATGACATCCTGGAGGAGTTCAAGTTCATAAAGATTATCTACCTTCCGGTCAACGTCACCCCTATCCTGCAGCCCATGGACGAGGTGATTTCGGGTTTCAAGACTCTCTTCACCAGGCACCTGTTCCGCCACTGCTTCGAGATGACAGAGTACACAGACTTCACCTACCGAGAGTTCTGGAAGGATCACTACAACATCGTGATCTGTCTCAGGATTATTGACATGGCCTGGCAGGCCGTTACGACGAGGACCTTGACCTCTGCATGGGAGAGGCTGTGGCCCGAGGCCGTGTCTGAAACGGACTCCGAAACTTTGGAACCCGGGGCAGTGATCAAGGAGATTTTATCCCTGGGCAAGTCCATGGGCCTGGACATGAACGACAGCGACATCAACGAGCTCATCAACGAGCACTCTGAAGAACTGACCACGGAGGAGCTGAAGGAGCTCCAGATGCAGCAGCATGCCAACCTTCTGCAAGGGATCGGCGACACGGAGGTCATCTCCACAAGTGAGATCAAGGAAATGTTGGGGATCTGGGAGAAACTCGTGGACTTTATCCAGAAGAAACACCCGGAAAAAGCTGCAACTGGACATGCCACGGCCCTATTTGACTCCCTTTGCTTAACTCATTTCAGACACATTCTGAAAGAGAGGACTAAGCAGACCTCTTTGGACTGTTTTGTACCGGACTCTCCCGCAGATGAGGGTGAGGAAAGCCTGGCCAAAAGGACCAAAATCAGCGAATAAGACCAAGTTATTGTACATTCCATTTTTatccattttatttttgtatatttttccatttttaaacaGTTTTTTGGAGGGGGCCAGAAGGGATTAATGGCATTTCAGTTTATTGAATGGGAAACTTCATTTGACTTTGGACTTATGAGAGTTAGGAGAGTCGTTACAGAAAGAATTCAACTCCTAAGTCAAGGCACCACTGTAGTTTGTTCAATATTAGAGGAGCTGCTGTGTTCTCCGCGGGGCCATTAGGACATCTGACATTTGACTTCTCACTCCATCCATCAATCCCAGCAGGATGAAACTTTAACCGTCTCAAATAACTTTTCTGGAACTTTTTCAGTCGTCCATTTATTTTTGTTCATGCTGacttcaataaaaaaaagtgtcaccGCCCAAATACGGCTGGACTTTATTGTAGCTTGGTTTATGACAGGGGTGGGGTCTAAGAGTTAAAAACTAcagtgaaaatgtaagaaaaaaagccaataaaccataatggtatgtatgtatgtatgtctgaaatcatgatcataattaaagataaaagtcattttttatttactttccctaaatgtcTAAAAGTattcgacgtccacagtttccaaaaacaatttgaaatgtggaacacttttccaccatcttagatgagctcaggcccagcgaagccgacggcgtttctgggtgttgttgataaacggttttcgccttgcataggagagttttaacttgcacttacagatgtagcgaccaactgtagttactgacagtgggtttctgaagtgttcctgagcccatgtggtgatatcctttacacactgatgtggcttgttgatgcagtacagcctgagggatggaaggtcacaggcttagctgcttacgtgcagtgatttctccagattctctgaaccctttgttgatattacggaccgtagatggtgaattccttgctggttgagaaaggtttttcttaaactgttccaacaatttgctcacgcatttgttgacaaagtggtgaccctcgccccatccttgtttgtgaatgactgagcatttcatggaatctacttttatacccaatcatggcacccacctgttcccaatttgcttgttcacctgtgggatgttccaaataagtgtttgatgagcattcctcaactttatcagtatttattgccacctttcccaacttctttggcatcaaattctaaagttaatgattatttgcaacaaaaaaatgtttatgagtttgaacatgaaatatgttgtctttgtagcatattcaactgaatatggcttgaaaaggatttgcaaatcattgtattctgtttatatttacatctaacaccatttcccaactcatatggaaacggggtttgtattatgctccttccagcgctgttgtttttaggttatagagtgcttatccaatcagaattcagctagcttatgttgccatgctgtaccaaatctgaccaaagccttcagaatcaacaatgctggcgtcCGTGCGCTgcaagtgaacggggacatacagttgatagacggttgcgatagccaatcaggttgcgagttgttgtcagcaaggccttctcgctggcctaaggcagatgtATATAGTGATGTtgtgagctaggtaacataagaactccattacccagcatgccatagctagcatgcgcagtagccccgttcaggttgttgaatgtagacatgcagcGGGATGTTATtgacgagcacgctgtggagtaaactttaagaagtcagccaacacgccttgtctgcatcttttatgattagacaagacaacacatatgtttgcaaggccattttccagaaggatatttaaagaggacCTACGTCTTGTGAGGCCATGTCGGGGCTGAcaggtcggccaaccccggaagctcgaaagggttctacagattgtgagtacagatattttatttctttattttttaacagtttaataagTTTTTTGCAATTTTGATTTTGACAGTACAACatgagatatgttttaattgctgatgcgggttgattggtttttaaatgtgccagaaaataacccgttatgtacattgttgatgtgcttcaatgctcagtaaatgtgttcctgtatagtatttctccaacagtggtcatgtggtgacatccatgATGGTATTCTGAGAGGTcaccattgaagtcggacatcactgaaggtctCGGTGGGAAAAGCACGACCcgcaactgtatgtatgtacgtatgtatgtgtgtgtgtatatatgtatgtatatgtgtatatatatgtatgtatgtatatatgtgtgtgtatgtatatgtgtatatatatatatatatatgtatgtatgtatgtatgtgtatatatgtatgtgtatatatatgtgtgtatatatatatatatatatatgtatgtatatatatatatgtatgtatgtatgtatgtgtatatatgtatgtgtatatatatgtgtgtatatatatatatatatgtatgtatatatatatatgtatgtatatatgtgtatatacatacatgtgtgtatgtgtatgtatatatgtgtatatacatacatgtgtgtatgtgtatgtatatgtgtatatacatacatgtgtgtatatgtatgtgtatatatatgtatatgtatgtatatgtatgtatgtatatatatgtatatatatatatatatatgtatgtatatgtatatatatatatatgtatatatatgtatatgtatatatatatatgtatatatatgtatgtgtatatatatgtatgtgtatgtatgtatatatatatatgtatgtgtatatatatgtatgtgtatgtatgtatgtgtatatatatgtatgcgtatgtatgtgtatatatatatgtatatatatatgtatgtgtatatatatatatatatatgtatgtgtatatatatatatatatgtatgtatgtgtatatatatatgtgtatatatatatgtatgtatgtgtatatatatatatgtatgtatgtgtatatatatatatgtatgtatgtgtatatatatatatgtatgtatgtgtatatatatatgtatgtatgtgtatatatatatgtatgtatgtatatatatatatatatacatatatgtatgtgtatatatatatgtatgtatgtgtatatatatatatgtgtgtatatatatatatatatatatatatatgtgtatatatatatgtatgtatgtgtatatatatatatgtgtgtatatatatatatatatatatatatgtatgtgtatatatatatatatatatgtatgtgtatatatatatgtatgtatgtgtatatatatatatgtatgtgtatatatatatgtatgtatatatatgtatgtatgtgtatatatatatatgtatgtatgtgtatatatatgtatgtgtatatatatatatgtatgtatgtgtatatatatatgtatgtgtatatatatatatgtatgtgtatatatatgtatgtgtatatatatatatgtatgtatgtatatatatatgtatatgtatgtatacatatatgtatatatatatatatatgtatatgtaagtatatatatatatatatatatatatatatatatatatatatatatatatatatatatatatatatatatacatacatatatatatacatacatatatatatatacatatatatatattaggggtgggggggaaaatcgattcgaattcgaatcgcgattctgacgttgtgcgattcagaatcgattctc from Entelurus aequoreus isolate RoL-2023_Sb linkage group LG14, RoL_Eaeq_v1.1, whole genome shotgun sequence carries:
- the LOC133664313 gene encoding tigger transposable element-derived protein 1-like; this encodes MRPKKVSAKESSERKKRMMCLELKKEIVEKHDQGVRVVDLAREYERSSSTICTILKQKELIKAISPAKGIKIISKQRTAIHEDMERLLVVWLKEKQLAGDTVTEAIICEKARAIYASLLQKTPGTLTDEALAEQFKASRGWLDGFKKRIGIRFVVRNGEVASSDMEAADDYLKTFAEIIAAEGYVPQQVFNCDETRLFWKKMPKKFCATAEEQAMPGKKPLQDRLTLALCANASGDCKVKPLLVHLSENPRAFKSNNIVKDKLPVMWRANQRAWVTKQFFVEWLNLVFGPDVKKYLQENNLALQALLVLDNAPAHLPNLEDDILEEFKFIKIIYLPVNVTPILQPMDEVISGFKTLFTRHLFRHCFEMTEYTDFTYREFWKDHYNIVICLRIIDMAWQAVTTRTLTSAWERLWPEAVSETDSETLEPGAVIKEILSLGKSMGLDMNDSDINELINEHSEELTTEELKELQMQQHANLLQGIGDTEVISTSEIKEMLGIWEKLVDFIQKKHPEKAATGHATALFDSLCLTHFRHILKERTKQTSLDCFVPDSPADEGEESLAKRTKISE